From the genome of Pseudarthrobacter sp. NIBRBAC000502772:
CGTTCCGCTGACCAGGTCCTGCTGTCCGGTGTCCAGGGCATCACGGACCTCATCACCACCCCCGGCCTGATCAACCTCGACTTCGCGGACGTCAAGTCCGTGATGCAGGGCGCAGGCTCCGCGCTGATGGGCATCGGCTCCGCCCGCGGTGAAGACCGTGCGGTGAAGGCTGCCGAGCTCGCCATTGCATCGCCGCTGCTGGAAGCCTCCATCGACGGCGCCCATGGTGTCCTGCTCTCGATCCAGGGCGGTTCCGATCTCGGCCTGTTCGAAATCAATGAAGCTGCCCGCCTGGTCCAGGAAGTGGCCCACCCCGAAGCCAACATCATCTTCGGTGCCGTGATCGACGACGCACTCGGTGACGAGGCCCGGGTCACGGTCATTGCCGCCGGTTTCGACGACGTCAAGGCCACCTCTCCCTCCATGGACCAGTCGCAGCCGCAGGTTGCGCCGCAGCGGCCCGCAGCGGCACCCGCACCGGCTCAGGCCCCCACCTCGGGTGGCAGCCACCAGCACAACGTCCAGCCGGTCCACGCCGGAGTCGGCGCGTCGGGGCTGAGTAACTGGGGCCAGCAGCGCCCGTCGTCGGTCCCCGCCGACTCAGGTTTCGACGTCGACCTGCCCTCGGTAGTGGAGCCGGACCTCTC
Proteins encoded in this window:
- the ftsZ gene encoding cell division protein FtsZ, which encodes MAAPQNYLAVIKVVGIGGGGVNAVNRMIEVGLRGVEFIAINTDAQALLMSDADVKLDVGRELTRGLGAGANPEVGKQAAEDHADEIEEVIRGADMVFVTAGEGGGTGTGGAPVVARIARSLGALTIGVVTRPFTFEGRRRAGSAEAGIDALRDEVDTLIVIPNDRLLSISDRNVSVLDAFRSADQVLLSGVQGITDLITTPGLINLDFADVKSVMQGAGSALMGIGSARGEDRAVKAAELAIASPLLEASIDGAHGVLLSIQGGSDLGLFEINEAARLVQEVAHPEANIIFGAVIDDALGDEARVTVIAAGFDDVKATSPSMDQSQPQVAPQRPAAAPAPAQAPTSGGSHQHNVQPVHAGVGASGLSNWGQQRPSSVPADSGFDVDLPSVVEPDLSGNRVDDLDVPDFLK